The genomic DNA TTTGGGTAAACAAATGGTCGGAGGATCTAGGTTTCGCTGCAGTTTTGAGCTTACCGTCATTTCTTCAAATGGTTTCATAGACTTGATTTTCTGTAGCTGCAAATTCAAAACAAGATCGCTTCAGGAACTTACTCTCAAaccatttctattttttcttggGTAACATGTCTTTTGTTCGAAAGTGGTTAACTTTGTCTTGGGTTTACGACTGAGGGCATTTTAGAAGTTTCCAGATTCCCAAGTAAGGGTTGTTTTTGACTAGAACCAGCTCCTCGGCGGGCACAATGGGCGAATAACCAGTATCGAGGAGGGCGCGAAGAAAGAGGTGAATAGAGGGGGACCGAAGAGAGGAAGGGACAGCGCCACCGCCCTTTCCCCCTGTACTGCCCAACCTCCCATCCCCCACTAGGATAATTTTTTGGCCCTGTTTCCCCGCTTCACCTCATTATTCGCCTTTTTTCCCCCGTAAAAGAGGCTGGTCCTCGAATAGGGACGTTTGCAAAATTCAACATTAAAGAGAGTGCTTCCCAAAATTAAGACGTACAGCCCTGATAAATCATTGCGGTCCTTGCGTTTGATTAACTATTAGCTACAGTATATGCTTGCCTTTAATAACGCATTGAAGAAAGACTATTGAATAATTATTATGTCTAACAGTTGGATCTAATTAAGTTAATATTGTTTGCATTGTTAACCAATTCGCATTTAAAACCACAAATTGAAACTGTAAGCATTGACTGGTCACCAAGTATTGATTGTAATCAATCAAATGGTAGCAGTTGCTATCAGTTATTTATTGGGCAGTAAATAGATTGTGCAGGCCAGACTTCCTTTCACTGTAATTTCACATGATACTTCTTCATTCATGTGATCTTCAGATTTGTTTAGTTTACTGgaaaaaagtaaagtgttcACTTAAGAAAAGAGAATTCCAACACCATAAATTATGGCCACTGTTTTAGTTTTGTCAGTTTTCAGAACATCAATAATGGCCAATGGGACACCATGTGAAAACACCTGGCAGTGAGGGTTACGATGAACTCAAGCTAAAACCTaaccaataaaaattaatactgCTACGGATTTTATTTGCTGtgacattattattttttctgcttcaCTTTCATACCTCAGCTTCATATCTAGCAATCTCTTCATTAGCAAGCTTGACTGTCTTAACAGCATGCTCCTCCTGTgcgtgaaaaaagaaaacttttatgTTTGGTGACTTCAATTCATGGCTACTGTTTAGGACCTTAAAGCTTATTAGACTAATCCATCCTTACTGTACATAAAATTCATGTCACAGTGTGTTGTATATTGAGTACAGTGCTACCAAGCTATGAAAGAGCACAATAATTTGCcaatttgtttcttctctgaCATGAACTGGTAATAACTACAGCAAGGTTTAAGAAAACAAGACTTCcatatgggggggggggggggggtggggtgggggggaagggggtcaTTGGGTCAATAATTTTGTGTTGATCATTCCAAATTGACTTCCAAATCTGTTAGCTGGAGGACCTGAAATGACCCGTCCCCTTCCTGCAAAAATTGGCCCCACTGAAGGAGGAATGGGACACGCAAAGCCTTCTGGGAGTTCCATTTCTTAATTGGGCATTGCCCTCATGGGCAGCCCAATAATGGACTATCTGGAGCACTAACGTacagcagggtgcaaagaaagtcggttttaaggcttgccattcgggcaagttattgctagtatgtactagcccaagagtcCTTTAAGTAGCTCAAAAATCTGAATTTctgaatttcccaaaaaacttcacttgcccttcGGGCAAGTAAAGAATAGGATTCACTAGCCCattgcaaaatccactagccccaggctatcagacactacaTTCTTTGCAAGCTGGTCCAGGTTTGCATAAAGAATCAACAGGAACTGGCCCCAGTTGCTCCAAAAGCAAATAGAATCATGCATTATTCATTGGATAAAAtctctatccaatggatagtgcAATTATTACAGCTGAGGTTTTCCAAATACAAATCCACTGGGTTGATCACTAGTACTATGACTGGGGCTAGTTTCATAGAGATCAGAAACTACTAAATTCCAGTTTCATTTAATCCAGTCATAATTACATGTACTTCCATGTAGCAGTAATAAATTAGTGAATTAATTAGTTTATATATTTATTCTACAAAATTATTACATATAGTAGgtagattttttgtttcattatcttACCAATTCCTTCTCTTTCTGGTCAATGTTTGGTGTTTCCTTGTCCTTTGGGTAAGGCACAGTTATCGCCTCATACTGCAGCAAAAGCATATTATTCAACTGATAAGACATACTGAGGCAAACAATAGATACTACATTGTATGTTTAGTAGCTCTCAGTAATACTTACATGTATTGTGATGAGTTCTATTTActtatttaaaatatttgaaagTTACTTGACTTTGGGTGCATTtaggtatggtttgaaagaacTCTTCACCCTCCTAAGTTAGATGTCAAAGTTgtctaaatagatttagccagggataaaagcaaagctctcatTAATATACTCATAATTCAGTCAGACAAAAAGATacaatcgtgtaatgctaaacggcgacagcaacgagaacagcaaaaaatcagtaggtctaattagaaaagaaaaaacgtgcAGCATACTTTCTTGTACATTCCATTGACGTTGTTTTGCACATCTACATGtacaacatgaaacttcctacaTGTAGTTACACTGTCATCTTGTATAGGAAAAGTCATAGTAGCTCACCAAAAGTTTTGTTGGTTTTGTTactgtttgctttttcttttcactgcaactcattttcaccttgctggctgcTACAtgtagcatttctcattttctcaccaccaattttcatttttttttttcactttctaccTTTAcctatgcctgtggtgcggacgggcATGCATACGGTCACGttattaccaaaatttctcggatgcatatagaaccaaattttcttacccatagtGCTCAGCCGCTTGAGCTCCACTGTGACTGTTAAAATTGTTGACTTCTTAAGTTAGCCTGGGTCGCAGATGCTCTAAACCTACTATATAAcgcgtctgcgaattagtgcacaatatcgtGTTTGAATCCCGtagagtcgcaaggacatatgtcgGTATTATTGATTGGCTAGTTTCTCACgcagtttgtgattagtccAATTTGAATTACgcgttgacaggccaaacatgaCTCATAGCTCGTGACAAGAGAGAAAGAGCTtgtgatagtgtgaaacgtgactttagaGTAGCTTGAACAGCAGATGTTTTTCTTGCCCTCTTTTTGCGTAATTTATacagtgcatggagtattctacaatttgactgagcaaatttttcttgccaCTTTGAGTCTCACCTTTAGCTACATTTAGAGGTTgtgaagctggtctgttccatgcatATTGAGTAATTAGTTCCTGTGGTTTATTTTTTGGGAAATGTTTTCTGAGAGGATTTGATCACAGATGCATTATAAATGATTTTTACCTCTGTTTAAGCCTTAAGCTTTTTTATTGCAGCTAAATACGGTAaccttagtttctttggttttcaatGAAATGCCTGGACCTGAACAGCTACatgtgtgtagttttttttatcgTGAATATCATGAtgatttcctgatttgttttgactctagaactgtcggctagattgcagaatatGCGGTAGTGCATCTGCAGCGATTGGAAGACACTGGAAAACCAGCCAGcaaatttacaagcaaattctGGCCTTGAAGGAATTATCTCAAAGCACTTTTTTGCTCAGAAGATGGCTTTAAAGTTGGAACTAATCTTTCATTGATTACTGTAAACGATCCTTGCCAACTcccttctgtgaattttgacatgtcACTGCGCCCAACTGTCATGCACACATAAAAATTAGGCCAATTGTGAGGCTCGCAAGAAACCCGTAAGAAACCCGCCTACCAGAAACGCTCACATATGTCCTTGCAACTCTGCAGGATATTAGAACGAgcttttgtgcactaattcACAGAAGGACTACACAAATGGTTTAGACAAGTGCGTGGGCccgctgcaacgcaggctatctTGAGTACAAGGGACATGGATCAACACAGGTGTTTAAGGACAACacaggggtgaatgggttaatgTAGCGATATTTGAGAAATGCCTGTACTTAAAAAGACATTCAAAAACTAGTGTTTCacagtatcattattattattattttagtaaaaGTAAGGTATATTTTTAAAGATGCAGCATATGaagtagcctgcataacaggcgctttataaGCCAAGCAAGGCAAACATGGCACTTTGTGTGAATTGTGAGACAAGTGCAAATTGTGATGcgaggagaggagaaaaaataaagcacCTGTTACCAGTCCATTGTTTTGGCTCTTCCCACATTCACTACATGAATGTCATGTTAATTGATGATGTGTAGTTCTGGCAAAATTCTGGCATGTTTGTCTGGAAGTACAAATTGCTGTCATGCAGTCATGTTCTTTTGACAATACTGTTAGAGAAGCTCTTTGTTTATTTCCGAAATGTTccaaatataaaagaaaaacaaaagaaatgtttatatttattGTTAAAGAGGAAGGATGTTCTTAGATTGCTTTCAATTGGGTTTACTTTGGAAAAAGCCTGATTTACCAACTTTtcgaaataaagtgttgacaggccaaacacaactcataaaacACGACCTTCGAGTTTGTTTGAACAACAGGTTTTCCCTCTTTCTTTCTCACCGCTGTGTTTGGgtattctaaactttgactgtgCAAATCTTAATTTTTGCTGCACTGAGTCTTACATTAATTTTAGAGGTGTTTAATGCACTAATACAGTTAATATTTTCTGTAGTTTATGCTACAATAACTGTAGGTGTTTCTGGTAGCCAGAGAGGTGACAACTTTCGTGCAAATGATATAATGGACCGTGTTTTGATTGGACCTTTTGCCACCACCGCTGTCAGTCAATATCTGTGGGCATGGATGGGCGGAAGAGCCAGGACAATGGACTGGTGACAGGCGCTTTATTTTTTCTCCACCCCTCACCTTGCGATTCGCACTCGTCTCTCACAAAATGCCATGTTCACTTCGTGTGGTTCATAAAGCACTAGTTACAGCTGTATGCAGGCTACATACATTCTTTAATCACCGTTGATCACCCTATTAGCTAAAACACGTCATGGAGTCATTTATACGATTTTTCCTTCTTCGGCCATCATTGATCACGTTATTTTATGCTAGTTTCCGCCAcaagactttgcaaaatgactaGGTACACTGTATGACTTGAAAGCAGagaaatagcatttgaaataaagaaacagaattaataaaatattgttcattcacaaaaatgttttacattacccgtgagttttacaggttcttacactgAGGATGAGCCAAATTTGCCTTagcaaaataatataattttacaCAAAAAAGTTGTCTGGCATAGACAATgttgtgaatttcaaggacttttcaagacctgataaagaaatcaagtacttttcaagaaCTTAAActgaattcaaggacttttcaagacaacTGGTAAAATTCAAGATCTTTTCAAGATTGGACAAACCATGAAAATCGTTAACAGAATACTGATCACAACATTCAGCCACTGTTAGGTGTATGCGAACCAAATTAAGACTTACATGTAAACCTCATCAAGCTAAGTTTGTGGCATTGAAAAAGGGTTGCTCAGCAAAAGTTTTGCCTCTAAGTTGAAAAGCACTCCAttgtttcaataaaattttattcttccTAGACACAACTTGAATTTATatacaaatgaataaaaatagtaCTGCATACATGCATAATTAACTCAACACCAATTATGGTAATCCAGAAGTACCCAGTTGTATTGCTGCTTATAGATtcacaataaacaaaaacaaataaagacaACTTACAGCTTTCCTAAAAGCTTCTACCATCCCTGGTTTGGCAATGTTCTTTGCATAATAATCCCAGTTAATTGGCTCTGGTTTGGCTGCAACTGCATCCAGGCTACAAAgtacaacaacaaacaaaactgaCAGCTTCTTACAATAAATGAGTTATTTCTTGcatgttgcaatttggctgaCAACTATGGTCTAAGAAAATTATCTATTTTTGCTACTTTAGGCCCTTCTGAGGCCTATTTAAGGCTTCTGACACTTTTAATGTTTTCCAAGTTTTGAgaaagatggctgacagtcatcaaaactgtcagcatcattaagacGTTAAGACTGGCTATGTTTTGAGGACTTTAAATCGATATTAACTTCAAAagcctgatgaatttcttcaagtaCTTTAGGTCCTCTTCACACTCTGATGAAAAATAGAGTTTGGCATGCAAAAAATCTGCAAATTTGATCTTCACCAATTTTCCTTCTTGGCAACCTTCTATGCATCTAAGacatgcaatttttttattatttaaccaGAAACTTCAGTTAAAGAAACTTTAACTGGGAGATTTAGCCTACAAATTGATGAAAGAAACATCATTTACTGACAAAATTAATCATCACCACATAATAAAAACAAAGTTGATGACTCCTGAGAATTTCAAGCCACACATGCATACAAATTAAGGCAAACTTGAAAAAAGACACTTTTTGAGTTAATCCATATGCAATCGGTTTAAATCTTCGCCATGTTTACCCATCTGTGCATCCTTTAGGATTTTCTCTAGGTTTCCTCTGCTTTATAGcttaatatacatgtacagctgtacaatGTGCTTACTTTCAGTCATTTCTGTGATCACTTGTAAGTATAATGAAACTATCTTAAAAAGCACTTCCTAGCCCATTTAACTAAGACAATGTCCTATAAACAcactaaaatataatgaaacAGCAAAAATAATGTGATGAGTACAATATATCACATTGCAATGTTACCATACAGAAACACAATGCAAACTCACCACAAAACAACCAAATTTTATAAAGATAATGGCAAAAGTGTTAGCCACTTCATCTGCCTGCCCTTTTTCACCCAAACAAACCACAAAACATCCTTCTTCCACGGTggtatttttttctgattttttttttttttaatctctagTTTTTATCATGAATTGACATAGTTTTGCCTTGatttcttgttgttttgctgtgAGATTTGCCACCGTACCATGACACATATGGGCCACTTTATCCGTCTCCCTAAAAATAAGAGAGCTACATGTAGTTCCTTTCAGGGAACTCATACCTCAGTATGCTGTTCGAAAGGTGAATTATGCTATCCACTTGATTTATCTCCATCCAATGGATATTGCAATTAATTTCCCTAGTAAttatccactggacagtgaCTTATCCGATGGagagcgctatccaacgtttgaacaaccgaggtCAATAACAATATCAGTGAAAAACAGTTTGTAATATTTAAAACATCTCAGATCAGCAATTATGCAATAGCATTaacgcaaaaataaagaaactgaACACAGGATTTAGAAGAATATAACGTAAAAACAAATATACGCATGAGAATTGCTAAACAGATGCCCATTACACTGAATCAGAATGCATGTATTGTATCAGTATCTGCACGAAATGCATGTACTTCGATTCATGACGGCATTAAGTATTCCCTCACCTTGTCTTAATAGTCTCATACTGCATCCTAAGAGAATTCATATTCGGTTTTGCTTCGTTGGGAACTTTAGTCGCAATCTTAATCCAATCTGGAACAAACTGACCAATCCTCCGAGCTGCCATCTTTCGATAAAAACTCTCAACTCACTCTACAAGCCGGCTACAAGATTCAAGATGGCCGCAGAGGAAGCCGCACCGTAATGCACTATGGGTTGATTTCATACCCGGTCGGGGAGGGCTGAGACATGAGAAGCACTTTTAaatatccttttttttaaaggaaatatgaAACAAATCTATGTATTAAACAAATGAAATCCATTCATTTATTAAGCCATCTTATGCTTTCACTTACGCCTAAGTGCATAAACACAGTGAAATCTAATTTCTAAATAGTTCGactcctacccctcccctggaaTTTCCCTCCCCTGTATAATGTCGGATGTTGCAACGAACGCCTGGATGATCCTAGCATGTACTTTCATTGAGAGCGGAGGAAGCCTCAGTTGCAATGATGCGGTTTAAGGTTGTCTTCATATAGTGGCTCAGAATTATTATTTGAAGCCATTATTTGGATCTTTTCCTTCGGGAAAACCCAAACATCTAGATAGAGCTCAATGGATTCCAAACGATACGAAGAGGAAAACACCGTGCCGATAACGGAACGACCCAATGAACTGACACGGGATATCGATGTTGGTTCTGCAGGTGATATTGTCCGAATTCTGCGCCAGTGCGATTCGCAGATATTTTCGGGCTGGAAACACTTTCAGAGTATTTATGACGAGGAAACCATTTTTGCGATGGAAAAAGTAGTGGAGAAGGCTGCAGAAGTATTGCAGCAAAGCGGTGCTGTTGTGTTGAGCGGGTGTGGTACATCGGGGAGGATCGCTTTTTTCTTAGCTCAGAAATTCTCCAAGCTTGCCAAAGAACAGGGACTATTAGCGAGTTATGAATACATTATAGCTGGAGGTGATATTGCTCTGTTCATGTCTCAGGAAGCACCTGAAGATGATTGGAGGAAAGGCCAGGAAGATTTAGCACAGGTGTCCAGTAACAAGACCAGGGTACTGTATATTGGCATAACATGTGGTCTGTCAGCACCTTATGTGGCTGGTCAATTGGATTACTGCATGAATCACCCTGATGTTTTTATCCCAGTTCTTCTGGGATTCAACCCTGTGAGCCAAGCAAGAAGGAATGTAATAGAAGGGTGGAGCAAGTCATTCTATGATGTTGCTTGTGCTTTGCAAGGTAAGGAGAGCATGGTAGCCATGCCATTTTTATCAGCCTTTTTCAGGCTATCCAGGCTCTTGCATTCTCACTAAAAGACTAATAATTTGAAACTGACAAGAGATAGCCTACGTTGTTGCAGCTGACCCATGCATCCTCTAGACCATTAGAATAGTCTGTCTACCAATTACACCTGTAGTGCACAAAAGCTTGTTCTGGTATCCAGCAGAGTCACAAGGATGTATGTGAACGTTTCTGATAGGCGAGTTTCTCACGGGTTTCTTACACGACTCACGATTGGTGCAATTCTTACGTGTTCATGACGGTTGGGTGCAGGTTAGACATATCAATAGAAGGAACAAGGCCCCTACTGTCACCACCCAATCATTGAATATTAACTTAATATATCTGGATGCCTAAgaggttttaaaagttttgatcCTCTTCATCCCAACTCCCCCACCCCGCTTGCTGGGAAAATCAGTTGAAGAGATCCCAAATTTTAGAGGCAAAAGACAAGAGTGGAATAGCTTTGGAGATTTAGATACCCATTTGAAGGCAAAAAGTTATGACAAAACATGAAAATCACACCAAGCTAAGCTGGGAGTAAGTCTACAGGTACTCTTCCAGACTAATCAGGCAAGGCACCCCCCTCCTACCCCCAAGTCTCTGGATTATGATAGTGCAGAAACACAATTCCAATGAATACTGTATATTGTCTATTTTCTGCCACTGCAGCGATGGACCctttttctaatgaaagctcAGCTAACACCAAATGCAATCTCACCTGTTGTAGACAACCGATTTGATCTTCAAATGGCGACAGGAATATTGGCCATGTCTTGATCTGCTAAAAGCGGAGGAAAGCTTATAAGCACTTCAGTGCATGCATGTAGAGTTTGTGGACCTgacccccaaaaaagaaaaaatatatattccatctttaaagaatattttcttctttatctatTTATAAAGACAACACTCAtcatttaatttgaaaatttcctGATACAGATTATGAGAGTGGAATCATCCTCAACCCAGTTGTTGGACCTGAAGCCATCACTGGTTCATCTCGTATGAAAGGTGGAAGTGCTACAAAAATTCTCCTGGAGAGCATACTGCTTAAAGCACATATTACAGTGGGGAAGTCATCATTAATGCCAGGCTGTATTGGTACACTTCATCAGTTTCTTTTGATGTATGAGCACATGTATCGAGCCACATACCTTAATCATTCTAGTATATCGAAAGCTGTAGAGCTGGCTGCAAAGAGCCTACAATGTAAGGGCCAAGTGTACTACACTGGATGGGGATCATCTGGGTTCATGGGCCTCTTAGATGCCTCTGAATGTGTTCCTACATTCAGTGCCCATTTTGATGACATCAGAGGATTTCTGGAAGGAGGTTATCATACTCTTAAGAACGAGGAAGGAGAGTATCTACTAAATGGATTAACAAAGCTTCAGATTTCTCTGAGAGATTTTCAAGAAAGTTTTTTGCCCAACTTGACATTGCATGACACGGTAACATTTATTTGTTCTGAAGGTAACGTCATTCAGCAAGTGAGGAAGTTGGTAAATCTGACAGAGAAGAAAGGAGCACATGTGATTGGCATTGTTTGTGAGAAGGAAAAAGAGTTAAGTAATGTTTTCAGGAACAAATGTCTAATTGAACTTAAACAACCATCAAGACACGAACAACTGTTTGATGGTCATTTACCAGTGTTTGACAGTATTTTGAACCAGTGTCTTATGGAGATGTCCATCAAGTGGATTCTCAATGCTGTCTCAACTGGAGCACATATAGTAAAAGGCAAAGTTCTGGGAAGTTTCATGATTGATCTCAAAGTCAGCAACAACAAGTTGTTCCATCGAGCAGTATCCATAGTTTCAAAGTTTGCCAGGGTTAGTCAAGAAAGATCTCATCTTGCTGTTTTACAGTCAATATACAGGTCTGATGTTGTTGACAGTGTACTTAATCAGCAAGTATCTCAGCATGTTTCTATAGCAACTGCCATGGATCAAGTTGTACCGGTAGCAGTATTAGTAGCTACAGGCAAGTTCAATATTGAGTCTGCTGTAGAGCTCTTAAGGACAAAAACAATTTCCCATATTCTCAAAAATTGTTGCTTCAACTAATGTTCACTTCGATGTTCAAGTTGATTGTGTGAGAGCATCCCTGTGTCCTGAAAATGTACCTTTAAATTGTTTAGATCAACAGTACTGTATTTTGAAAGTAGattattgcaaaaaaacaaaaatgctgtCATCATTCTCATcatcaatttcaaatttttaaaagtcaTGGACTAAATGTTACAAAAATGTGAGAAAATAACACTAACATGAAAGGCAAAATAATAAAGCACCAAAAAATCTTCACTGtgtttttcctgaaaaagaagTTAAATTAGCCTTGAAAATTCCCTTTTGTTCGTTTTTATAAACCAAAACAACATGTCGCGAAtgaggtaacaggggtaaacTTAAATGTCAATAGAAAAGTGAAATCGAGACTGAATCAAGGGTAAGGTAAAATGTCGCAGGGAAATCGAAATGTCATCGGTAAACTAAAATGTTGAGGAAGTAtttaaatgtcgtgggtaaagTGAAATGTGACATCACGGATAAGCTGAAATCTTGTGATCAAAGCGAAGCGCTTATAACTTAGTTAGTActcccctctactaactatgctTATAATAACACTTtgcaaaaaccaaaaattaCTTTGTGTATGTAGATGCTCGTGATAAAAACCTCTAATAAAAGCTTTATGAACAATgaacctttttatttttattaccatttatttatttaattttatggGGGGTTGTAGTTCTTTTAGTTGAGATGAGGTAAATTTTATGATGGTGTTTTAACTTGCCTCTTTTAGCAGCCCACAG from Porites lutea chromosome 6, jaPorLute2.1, whole genome shotgun sequence includes the following:
- the LOC140942256 gene encoding ATP synthase subunit d, mitochondrial-like isoform X1, whose translation is MAARRIGQFVPDWIKIATKVPNEAKPNMNSLRMQYETIKTSLDAVAAKPEPINWDYYAKNIAKPGMVEAFRKAYEAITVPYPKDKETPNIDQKEKELEEHAVKTVKLANEEIARYEAELQKIKSMKPFEEMTVDDYLALHPEIRKQAEAEIARNDWSH
- the LOC140942256 gene encoding ATP synthase subunit d, mitochondrial-like isoform X2; amino-acid sequence: MAARRIGQFVPDWIKIATKVPNEAKPNMNSLRMQYETIKTSLDAVAAKPEPINWDYYAKNIAKPGMVEAFRKAYEAITVPYPKDKETPNIDQKEKELEEHAVKTVKLANEEIARYEAEVDDYLALHPEIRKQAEAEIARNDWSH
- the LOC140940992 gene encoding glucokinase regulatory protein-like; translated protein: MDSKRYEEENTVPITERPNELTRDIDVGSAGDIVRILRQCDSQIFSGWKHFQSIYDEETIFAMEKVVEKAAEVLQQSGAVVLSGCGTSGRIAFFLAQKFSKLAKEQGLLASYEYIIAGGDIALFMSQEAPEDDWRKGQEDLAQVSSNKTRVLYIGITCGLSAPYVAGQLDYCMNHPDVFIPVLLGFNPVSQARRNVIEGWSKSFYDVACALQDYESGIILNPVVGPEAITGSSRMKGGSATKILLESILLKAHITVGKSSLMPGCIGTLHQFLLMYEHMYRATYLNHSSISKAVELAAKSLQCKGQVYYTGWGSSGFMGLLDASECVPTFSAHFDDIRGFLEGGYHTLKNEEGEYLLNGLTKLQISLRDFQESFLPNLTLHDTVTFICSEGNVIQQVRKLVNLTEKKGAHVIGIVCEKEKELSNVFRNKCLIELKQPSRHEQLFDGHLPVFDSILNQCLMEMSIKWILNAVSTGAHIVKGKVLGSFMIDLKVSNNKLFHRAVSIVSKFARVSQERSHLAVLQSIYRSDVVDSVLNQQVSQHVSIATAMDQVVPVAVLVATGKFNIESAVELLRTKTISHILKNCCFN